A genomic region of Stenotrophomonas sp. NA06056 contains the following coding sequences:
- a CDS encoding YfeK family protein: MKYFPLVALALAFAPGIAGAAPSADARREIAQLIGSLDGSQCQFQRNGSWYGPADARAHLQRKYDYLLKKDMVDTAEQFIERAASQSSMSGKAYRIRCPGQSEQTSAAWFGARLQALRQRTP; the protein is encoded by the coding sequence GTGAAGTACTTCCCCCTGGTCGCGCTCGCGCTGGCCTTTGCTCCGGGCATTGCAGGCGCCGCGCCGAGCGCCGATGCGCGCCGCGAGATCGCGCAGCTGATCGGCAGCCTTGACGGCTCCCAGTGCCAGTTCCAGCGCAATGGCAGCTGGTACGGTCCCGCCGATGCGCGCGCCCACCTGCAGCGCAAGTACGACTACCTGCTGAAGAAGGACATGGTGGACACCGCTGAGCAGTTCATCGAGCGTGCGGCGAGCCAGAGCAGCATGAGTGGCAAGGCGTACCGGATCCGCTGCCCCGGCCAGTCCGAGCAGACCTCTGCGGCCTGGTTCGGCGCCCGCCTGCAGGCGTTGCGCCAACGCACGCCGTAG
- a CDS encoding PspC domain-containing protein, whose translation MNAVPRTLSRSLNDRMIAGVMGGIAHRFGWNPTLVRVLYVVISLASAAFPGILVYLLLWLLIPNEAD comes from the coding sequence ATGAACGCTGTGCCGCGCACCCTGTCGCGTTCGCTGAACGACCGCATGATTGCCGGGGTGATGGGCGGCATCGCCCATCGTTTCGGCTGGAACCCCACCTTGGTACGGGTGCTGTACGTGGTGATCTCGCTGGCGTCGGCCGCCTTCCCGGGCATCCTGGTCTACCTGCTGCTGTGGCTGCTGATCCCCAACGAGGCCGATTGA